In a genomic window of Streptomyces pristinaespiralis:
- a CDS encoding DUF1203 domain-containing protein — translation MTTTTYETLAIAPAVLKQLREHDDAGLVPRPAVDAEGGAPLRCCLRHSEAGERIVLVSYAPLRRWAAATGAEPGPYDERGPVFVHAQECAGQTSGPGYPVALHGARRVLRAYDTGGRILGGTLVELPHERAAEVDGVLRDVFADPAVALVHVRAVEFGCFMVEIRRR, via the coding sequence ATGACCACGACGACCTACGAAACCCTCGCCATCGCGCCCGCCGTGCTGAAGCAGCTGCGCGAACACGACGACGCGGGGCTCGTCCCGCGGCCCGCCGTCGACGCGGAGGGCGGCGCCCCGCTGCGCTGCTGCCTGCGGCACAGCGAGGCCGGCGAGCGCATCGTTCTCGTCTCGTACGCGCCGCTGCGCCGCTGGGCCGCCGCGACCGGCGCCGAGCCGGGGCCCTACGACGAGCGCGGGCCCGTCTTCGTCCACGCGCAGGAGTGCGCCGGGCAGACGTCCGGGCCCGGCTACCCGGTCGCACTCCACGGCGCGCGAAGGGTGCTGCGCGCCTACGACACCGGCGGGCGCATCCTCGGCGGCACGCTGGTCGAGCTCCCCCACGAGCGCGCCGCCGAGGTCGACGGCGTCCTGCGGGACGTCTTCGCCGACCCGGCGGTGGCCCTGGTGCACGTACGCGCCGTGGAGTTCGGCTGCTTCATGGTCGAGATCCGCCGCCGCTAG
- a CDS encoding flavin reductase family protein: MAATAVRYLRSAGAPTAGPYEALPAPTLRAVGEDERVPVGRDEFRRVLGHFASGVTVVTAVGEDGPAGFACQSFASLSLDPPLVVFMVGRRSTTWPRIARAGGFCVNILGEEQGALCRGFAVSGGDKFAGVAYRPAPVTGAPLLNGAPAWIDCTVQAVHTGGDHLLVVGRVAALDAEEDGAPLLFHRGRFGRFDVR; encoded by the coding sequence ATGGCCGCCACCGCCGTTCGCTACCTCCGCTCCGCCGGTGCGCCCACCGCCGGACCGTACGAGGCGTTGCCCGCGCCCACGTTGCGCGCGGTCGGGGAGGACGAGCGGGTGCCCGTCGGGAGGGACGAGTTCCGGCGGGTGCTCGGGCACTTCGCCAGCGGGGTGACCGTCGTGACGGCGGTCGGCGAGGACGGGCCCGCGGGTTTCGCCTGCCAGTCGTTCGCGTCGCTGTCGCTCGATCCGCCGCTCGTCGTCTTCATGGTGGGGCGCAGGTCCACGACCTGGCCGCGGATCGCCCGCGCCGGCGGCTTCTGCGTCAACATCCTCGGCGAGGAGCAGGGCGCGCTCTGCCGGGGCTTCGCCGTGAGCGGGGGCGACAAGTTCGCCGGGGTCGCGTACCGGCCGGCGCCCGTCACCGGAGCGCCGCTGCTGAACGGTGCGCCCGCCTGGATCGACTGCACCGTCCAGGCCGTGCACACCGGCGGCGACCACCTCCTCGTGGTCGGCCGGGTGGCGGCGCTGGACGCGGAGGAGGACGGTGCGCCGCTGCTGTTCCACCGCGGGCGGTTCGGGCGGTTCGACGTCCGATAG
- a CDS encoding MFS transporter encodes MSDVTQTTAPSTGSQQPLRRPPRIHRAWFVAAVTFVTIIGAAAFASLPGLLIEPLHSDFGWSRGTIGFAVSVNLALYGLTAPFAAALMDRFGIRRVVAVALTVIAIGSALTVTMTAAWQLVLYWGVLVGLGSGSMALAFAATVTNRWFVQRRGLVTGILTAAGASGQLVFLPLLSWLVENHGWEPASITVALSALAVVPFVWLLLRDHPADVGLAAYGAEGFTPKPEPVPGAARRALAVLFRAARTGPFWLLAGTFAICGASTNGLVKTHFVPAAHDHGMPITAAASLLAVIGVFDVVGTIASGWFTDRFDARRLLAVYYALRGVSLLFLPLLLGPSVQPPMIFFIVFYGLDWVATVPPTIALCREHYGDDSAIVFGWVLASHQVGAAVVAFAGGVARDVFGEYDVVWYASGALCAAAALMALVIRRKPLPKVPVATV; translated from the coding sequence CTGAGTGACGTGACCCAGACAACCGCGCCCAGCACCGGCTCCCAGCAGCCTCTTCGCCGCCCGCCCCGTATCCACCGCGCCTGGTTCGTCGCGGCCGTCACCTTCGTGACGATCATCGGCGCGGCGGCCTTCGCGTCCCTGCCCGGTCTCCTGATCGAACCGCTGCACTCGGACTTCGGCTGGTCGCGCGGCACGATCGGCTTCGCCGTCTCGGTGAACCTGGCTCTGTACGGGCTGACCGCGCCGTTCGCCGCCGCCCTGATGGACCGGTTCGGCATCCGCCGGGTCGTCGCCGTCGCGCTGACCGTGATCGCGATCGGGTCGGCGCTGACGGTGACGATGACCGCGGCCTGGCAACTGGTCCTGTACTGGGGCGTCCTCGTCGGCCTCGGCTCCGGTTCCATGGCGCTCGCGTTCGCCGCGACGGTCACCAACCGGTGGTTCGTGCAGCGCCGCGGCCTGGTCACCGGCATCCTCACCGCCGCGGGCGCGTCCGGGCAGCTCGTCTTCCTGCCGCTGCTGTCCTGGCTGGTGGAGAACCACGGCTGGGAGCCCGCCTCGATCACCGTCGCGCTCTCCGCGCTGGCCGTCGTCCCCTTCGTCTGGCTTCTGCTGCGTGACCACCCGGCCGACGTGGGCCTCGCCGCGTACGGGGCCGAGGGCTTCACGCCCAAGCCGGAGCCGGTGCCCGGCGCGGCGCGCAGGGCACTCGCCGTCCTCTTCCGCGCCGCCCGGACCGGGCCGTTCTGGCTGCTGGCCGGCACCTTCGCGATCTGCGGGGCCTCGACGAACGGCCTGGTCAAGACGCACTTCGTGCCGGCGGCGCACGACCACGGAATGCCGATCACGGCCGCCGCGTCGCTGCTCGCCGTGATCGGGGTCTTCGACGTCGTCGGCACGATCGCGTCCGGCTGGTTCACCGACCGCTTCGACGCGCGCCGTCTCCTCGCCGTGTACTACGCGCTGCGCGGCGTCTCGCTGCTGTTCCTGCCGTTGCTGCTCGGGCCGTCCGTCCAGCCGCCGATGATCTTCTTCATCGTCTTCTACGGACTCGACTGGGTCGCCACCGTCCCGCCGACGATCGCCCTGTGCCGCGAGCACTACGGCGACGACAGCGCGATCGTCTTCGGCTGGGTACTGGCCTCCCATCAGGTCGGCGCGGCCGTCGTCGCCTTCGCGGGCGGCGTCGCCCGCGACGTGTTCGGCGAGTACGACGTGGTCTGGTACGCCTCCGGCGCCCTGTGCGCGGCAGCGGCCCTGATGGCCCTGGTCATCCGCCGCAAGCCGCTCCCGAAGGTCCCGGTCGCCACGGTCTAG
- a CDS encoding enoyl-CoA hydratase/isomerase family protein, which produces MPVSPDVLHEVEGSVSWITLNRPEVMNALTREQRERVIDLLGAASSNPAVRAVVVTATGRGFCAGADLRGTPAGAPAPGDVARTIRLGAQRLIGAVLDCEKPVIAAVNGTAAGIGAHLAFACDLVLAAEGARFIEVFVRRGLVPDGGGAYLLPRLIGPRRAKELMFFGDALSAVDAERLGLVNRVVPADALGKTAREWSARLAGGPTRALALTKHLVNTSLDADRAASFAAEATAQELNMATRDAQEGVASFVERREARFEGR; this is translated from the coding sequence GTGCCGGTGAGCCCGGACGTCCTGCACGAGGTCGAAGGGTCCGTCTCCTGGATCACGCTCAACCGCCCGGAGGTGATGAACGCGCTGACGCGCGAGCAGCGGGAACGCGTCATCGACCTGCTCGGCGCGGCCTCCTCAAACCCGGCGGTCCGCGCCGTCGTGGTCACCGCGACCGGGCGCGGCTTCTGCGCGGGGGCGGACCTGCGCGGCACTCCCGCCGGCGCTCCGGCGCCCGGCGACGTCGCCCGTACGATCCGGCTCGGCGCGCAGCGGCTGATCGGTGCGGTGCTGGACTGCGAGAAGCCGGTGATCGCGGCGGTCAACGGCACGGCGGCCGGCATCGGCGCGCATCTGGCGTTCGCCTGCGACCTGGTCCTCGCGGCGGAAGGCGCGCGCTTCATCGAGGTGTTCGTACGGCGTGGCCTCGTGCCGGACGGCGGCGGGGCGTACCTGCTGCCCCGGCTGATCGGCCCGCGGCGCGCGAAGGAGCTGATGTTCTTCGGCGACGCCCTCTCCGCGGTGGACGCGGAGCGCCTGGGACTCGTCAACCGGGTCGTCCCGGCGGACGCCCTCGGGAAGACGGCCCGCGAGTGGTCCGCCCGCCTCGCCGGTGGCCCGACCCGGGCGCTCGCCCTCACCAAACACCTGGTGAACACGTCCCTGGACGCGGACCGCGCGGCATCCTTCGCGGCGGAGGCCACGGCGCAGGAACTGAACATGGCGACGCGGGACGCCCAGGAGGGCGTGGCGAGTTTCGTGGAACGCCGGGAGGCGCGTTTCGAGGGGCGGTAG
- a CDS encoding GlxA family transcriptional regulator, with translation MTAARRHRIVVLALHGLLPFELGIPHRIFGRAKDAAGNALYEILTCGIRPGPVMTDADFAVQVEHGPKALATADTVVVPAPYELGPVYDEGRLPDDLAAALAHIRPGTRMVSICTGGYVLAAAGYLDGRPATTHWSAAEHFQRMFPSVKVDADVLFIDDGDVLTSAGVAAGLDLCLHIVRRDHGAAVANEVARRTVVPPHRDGGQAQYIHRPVPEPQLATTTAARAWALGRLHEPLRLRDLADQESMSVRTFTRRFREEVGISPGQWLTQQRVERARHLLESTDLSVDQVARDAGFGTAQSMRQHLQAALGVPPTVYRSTFRASAGDA, from the coding sequence ATGACTGCTGCGAGAAGGCACCGGATCGTGGTCCTCGCGCTGCACGGGCTGCTCCCCTTCGAGCTCGGCATCCCGCACCGGATCTTCGGCCGCGCCAAGGACGCCGCCGGCAACGCCCTCTACGAGATCCTCACCTGCGGCATCAGGCCGGGACCGGTCATGACCGACGCCGACTTCGCCGTGCAGGTCGAGCACGGGCCGAAGGCACTGGCCACCGCGGACACGGTCGTCGTCCCCGCGCCGTACGAGCTGGGGCCCGTCTACGACGAGGGCCGGCTCCCCGACGACCTGGCCGCCGCCCTGGCGCACATCCGGCCCGGCACCCGCATGGTGTCCATCTGCACCGGCGGATACGTGCTCGCCGCCGCCGGCTATCTCGACGGCCGCCCCGCCACGACGCACTGGTCGGCGGCCGAGCACTTCCAGCGGATGTTCCCGTCCGTCAAGGTCGACGCGGACGTCCTGTTCATCGACGACGGCGATGTGCTCACGTCGGCGGGGGTCGCGGCCGGCCTCGACCTCTGCCTGCACATCGTGCGCCGCGACCACGGCGCCGCCGTCGCCAACGAGGTGGCGCGCAGGACCGTCGTACCGCCGCACCGCGACGGCGGTCAGGCCCAGTACATCCACCGGCCCGTCCCCGAACCGCAGTTGGCGACGACCACGGCCGCGCGTGCCTGGGCGCTCGGCCGGCTGCACGAGCCGCTGCGGCTACGGGACCTGGCCGACCAGGAGTCGATGTCCGTGCGGACCTTCACCCGCCGCTTCCGGGAGGAGGTCGGCATCAGCCCGGGACAGTGGCTCACCCAGCAACGGGTCGAACGGGCCCGGCACCTGCTGGAGTCCACGGACCTGTCCGTGGACCAGGTGGCACGGGACGCGGGCTTCGGCACGGCCCAGTCGATGCGCCAGCATCTGCAGGCGGCGCTCGGCGTCCCGCCGACGGTCTACCGAAGCACGTTCCGCGCGAGCGCGGGCGACGCCTGA